The following proteins are encoded in a genomic region of Galbibacter sp. BG1:
- a CDS encoding relaxase/mobilization nuclease domain-containing protein produces MIGKGMAIAHTRASMKYGMDQEKDAEIVYRAHLAGETPSEVTKEFKIVQDTNARCQKNTLSFVLSPTVEDGKKLSVKKLEELTGRFVKQMKLQEHQAMAFVHRDKNHLHVHLYVNRIRFDGKAYNDSYIGKQSQLAAEKVAKEMQLTTAREVQRENNSPCYIPVRSSKSTIKGHCWKSRGQSTGTSN; encoded by the coding sequence ATGATAGGGAAAGGAATGGCCATAGCGCACACGAGGGCCTCCATGAAGTATGGGATGGACCAGGAAAAGGATGCAGAAATTGTCTACAGGGCACATCTGGCTGGGGAAACCCCATCGGAAGTGACCAAGGAGTTCAAGATCGTACAGGATACCAATGCCCGTTGCCAGAAGAACACCCTGAGTTTCGTGCTCAGCCCTACCGTGGAAGATGGCAAGAAGTTAAGTGTTAAGAAGCTGGAAGAACTTACCGGTAGGTTCGTAAAACAGATGAAACTGCAGGAGCACCAAGCCATGGCTTTTGTGCACCGGGACAAAAACCACCTCCATGTCCATTTGTACGTGAACCGCATTAGGTTTGATGGAAAGGCCTACAATGACAGCTATATCGGAAAGCAAAGTCAATTGGCCGCTGAAAAAGTGGCCAAGGAAATGCAGTTGACAACGGCAAGGGAGGTACAACGGGAAAACAACAGTCCCTGTTATATACCCGTGCGGTCATCAAAGAGCACCATCAAAGGGCACTGTTGGAAAAGCCGGGGACAATCGACAGGTACATCAAACTGA
- a CDS encoding ferrous iron transport protein A codes for MKFTIAHLKRGERAIIKEFSTDIIPIKLLEMGCLPGNEVELLQIAPFKDPLYLNINGSFLAIRRETALQIEIDILESKTV; via the coding sequence TTGAAGTTTACAATTGCACATTTAAAAAGAGGCGAAAGGGCTATTATAAAAGAGTTTTCTACGGATATTATTCCTATTAAACTCTTGGAAATGGGTTGTTTACCAGGTAATGAGGTAGAATTGTTGCAGATAGCCCCTTTTAAAGACCCCCTTTACTTAAATATTAACGGTTCTTTTTTGGCAATTCGCCGAGAAACCGCACTTCAAATAGAGATAGATATTTTAGAAAGCAAGACCGTATGA
- a CDS encoding HEPN domain-containing protein, which produces MELEANIQEQEVKDKLTSLLEVQYIFQSTAASEEYSRIIWIAILQSNCSSLTQELSSMVAKIFQQETDFLYRIFPFEYARQQLAEENLFFIHGFNPANLIYKSPNVENQLIDRAIDVNTFNRIESVFQIEHNKINAFLEGANFFIEKGNLSQAAFMFHQYIELWFRFAGLFIMGKERKSHNIKELQTYLKAFAPGLGNLFNTEIEEEQNLLKLLDEAYIATRYHNNYHINGEQIQKIREKANDAYAHVEMMFKLKMKACRDELSKTKNSKSESDRNHSLEFLTDYQEIKGKIQDLAKRKLCEIKPGSKKFYYKANFKVGGLADILFDIAGIMKVCIIALEHADSSYGRLIPQPHVNIQTALDHILQLLPFEEIECLEEIMEKYIMPYENKEEETIENPARA; this is translated from the coding sequence ATGGAACTAGAAGCGAACATACAAGAACAAGAGGTGAAAGATAAATTAACTTCGCTTTTGGAGGTACAGTATATTTTCCAATCTACAGCGGCAAGTGAGGAATATTCGAGAATTATATGGATAGCGATACTACAAAGTAATTGTTCTTCATTGACCCAAGAGTTGTCCTCAATGGTCGCTAAAATTTTCCAACAGGAAACAGACTTTCTCTACAGGATATTCCCTTTTGAATATGCACGGCAACAATTAGCTGAAGAGAACCTATTCTTTATTCACGGGTTTAACCCTGCAAACCTGATCTATAAAAGTCCCAATGTTGAAAATCAGCTTATCGATAGAGCCATAGATGTGAATACTTTTAACAGGATTGAAAGTGTTTTTCAAATAGAACACAATAAAATTAACGCGTTCCTGGAAGGTGCTAATTTCTTTATTGAAAAAGGGAATCTTTCCCAGGCGGCTTTTATGTTCCATCAATATATAGAACTCTGGTTCCGGTTTGCTGGGTTATTTATCATGGGCAAGGAACGCAAAAGCCATAATATAAAAGAACTGCAAACCTATTTGAAAGCCTTTGCACCGGGACTGGGCAATCTTTTCAATACTGAAATAGAAGAGGAACAGAATCTATTGAAACTGTTGGATGAGGCGTATATAGCCACTCGTTATCATAACAACTATCACATTAATGGGGAGCAAATACAAAAGATACGTGAAAAAGCAAATGACGCGTACGCCCATGTGGAGATGATGTTTAAACTTAAAATGAAAGCCTGCAGAGATGAACTTTCAAAAACTAAAAATTCAAAAAGTGAATCAGACAGAAATCACTCTTTAGAGTTTTTGACAGATTACCAAGAAATAAAGGGAAAGATACAGGACCTTGCAAAAAGAAAACTATGCGAGATAAAACCGGGTTCCAAAAAATTCTACTACAAAGCGAACTTTAAAGTAGGCGGCCTTGCTGATATCCTATTTGATATAGCTGGAATTATGAAGGTGTGCATTATAGCTCTGGAACACGCCGATAGCAGTTATGGAAGGTTAATCCCTCAGCCCCATGTCAACATCCAAACTGCCCTGGATCATATACTGCAATTGCTCCCATTTGAGGAGATAGAGTGTTTGGAAGAAATCATGGAAAAATATATTATGCCTTATGAAAACAAAGAAGAAGAAACAATTGAAAACCCTGCAAGAGCTTAA
- a CDS encoding toprim domain-containing protein produces MKKERTNKLSCEKARSVCTVQALAKPGHFPTRQTEKEAWFLSPFRSETQASFKVSLTLNRWYDHGAGIGGNVIDLVCLIKQCSVKEALMFLDNETLFFSFQQQPRSKKGPGIEVMDVKPITHPALLAYLMSRKIRPAVARLYCKEVHFRLNGKNYFAIGLENISGGHELRNKFFKGSISPKDITFLRNQCPNLIVCEGMFDLLSLASHCPTLSKGADFLVLNSVAFIKRVPDYFKNYSTVELYLDRDSAGKKATDFLLASHSKAVDRSVLYSGFKDINAWWTGKPDG; encoded by the coding sequence ATGAAAAAGGAGAGAACAAACAAACTATCGTGTGAAAAAGCCCGTAGTGTTTGCACCGTGCAGGCACTCGCAAAACCAGGGCATTTCCCCACCCGACAAACGGAGAAAGAAGCTTGGTTTCTGAGCCCCTTCCGGTCAGAAACACAAGCCTCTTTCAAGGTATCCCTAACATTGAACCGATGGTACGACCATGGCGCCGGTATAGGCGGCAATGTGATCGACCTGGTATGCCTTATAAAACAATGCTCGGTAAAAGAGGCCTTGATGTTTTTGGACAATGAAACTTTGTTTTTTTCTTTTCAGCAGCAGCCCCGTTCTAAAAAGGGACCAGGCATAGAGGTTATGGATGTAAAACCCATCACGCACCCTGCCCTATTAGCTTATTTAATGTCACGAAAGATTAGACCTGCAGTGGCAAGGCTTTATTGCAAAGAGGTACATTTCAGGTTGAACGGTAAAAACTATTTTGCCATCGGGCTTGAAAATATATCCGGGGGTCATGAGCTCAGGAACAAATTCTTTAAAGGCAGCATTTCCCCAAAGGACATCACATTTTTAAGGAACCAATGCCCTAACCTGATTGTGTGCGAGGGGATGTTCGATCTGCTCTCATTGGCCAGTCATTGCCCTACCCTATCCAAAGGAGCAGACTTCCTTGTTCTCAACTCTGTCGCATTTATTAAAAGGGTCCCTGATTATTTTAAGAATTATAGTACGGTAGAACTTTATTTGGATCGGGACAGTGCCGGTAAAAAGGCTACGGATTTCTTACTGGCTTCCCATTCAAAAGCCGTGGACAGATCGGTATTGTATTCGGGCTTTAAGGATATAAACGCATGGTGGACGGGAAAACCGGATGGGTAA
- the mbpA gene encoding mobilization protein MbpA codes for MAKARVNIKSTFVKFRCTQFEKRLLQVKAKRANLSLSSYCRMAAMDDKIIERFTEEQIEVYKALVQYHHHFKRIGNMFKKRDPKLTEEVYLLADEIKDHLQNFKK; via the coding sequence ATGGCAAAAGCCAGAGTCAACATAAAATCCACTTTCGTCAAATTCCGGTGTACCCAGTTTGAAAAAAGACTGTTGCAGGTCAAGGCAAAAAGGGCCAACCTCAGTTTGAGTTCCTATTGCCGCATGGCGGCCATGGATGATAAGATCATTGAACGGTTTACCGAGGAGCAGATCGAGGTCTATAAGGCCCTTGTTCAGTACCACCACCATTTTAAGCGCATTGGGAACATGTTCAAAAAAAGGGACCCCAAGCTGACCGAAGAAGTGTACCTGCTTGCTGACGAAATCAAGGACCACTTACAAAACTTTAAAAAATGA
- a CDS encoding helix-turn-helix transcriptional regulator, with amino-acid sequence MNEQENVVGLLEDIKALLSQNKKVLNVEDLAQYTGLSKSKIYKLTHLRLIPMGNNKHIRQKFFDKDAIDAWLLGEPKLSDAYLEHEFNRKLLKNGKS; translated from the coding sequence ATGAATGAGCAAGAGAACGTTGTGGGCTTATTGGAGGATATTAAAGCATTGCTGTCCCAGAACAAAAAGGTTTTAAATGTAGAAGACCTTGCCCAATACACAGGGCTTTCCAAAAGCAAAATCTATAAACTGACCCATTTGCGATTGATCCCTATGGGCAACAACAAACACATCCGCCAAAAATTCTTCGATAAGGATGCCATTGATGCTTGGCTTTTAGGAGAACCCAAACTGTCAGATGCCTACCTGGAACATGAATTCAATAGGAAGCTCCTGAAAAACGGAAAATCCTAA
- the rseP gene encoding RIP metalloprotease RseP, with translation MSPILVKAIQLFLSLSILIILHELGHFIPAKLFKTRVEKFFLFFDVKFALFKKKIGETVYGIGWLPLGGYVKISGMIDESMDKEQMAQPPQPWEFRSKPAWQRLIIMIGGVTVNLLLGFIIYAMVLLVWGKEEISQDAFPNGFAVAEQLKQYGFQDGDKILKLDNEKPDNILNVSRQLVVRGANTVEVKHANGKKEVLSLPDSLGTYLYTQGALYPLTPRIAPVLDSIIPDGPADRAGLRAEDRIVSVNGKAITFWDELTHKIKNSNGEPLRLVVERNKLTDTISVKPSEDNTIGIAPKSPIKREDITKKSYSLAEAIPAGVKFGYWQLRDYVSSMKFLFTKKGATEVGGFGTIAKLFPDTWDWQGFWMSTAFISIILAFMNILPIPALDGGHVMFLLYEMITGRKPSEKFLEYAQMVGFFLLIALLLYANGNDLYKAIFK, from the coding sequence ATGAGTCCGATTTTAGTTAAGGCAATACAACTTTTTTTAAGTTTATCTATACTTATTATTTTACACGAACTGGGGCATTTTATCCCAGCAAAACTCTTTAAAACCCGTGTTGAAAAATTCTTCTTGTTTTTCGATGTCAAGTTCGCGCTTTTCAAAAAGAAAATTGGGGAAACTGTTTATGGAATTGGTTGGCTTCCGTTGGGGGGATATGTAAAAATATCTGGGATGATCGACGAAAGCATGGATAAGGAACAGATGGCACAACCACCTCAACCTTGGGAGTTTCGCTCTAAGCCAGCTTGGCAACGTTTAATTATAATGATTGGTGGAGTTACCGTAAACCTATTGCTCGGCTTTATAATTTACGCCATGGTATTACTTGTATGGGGAAAAGAAGAAATCTCGCAAGATGCCTTTCCAAATGGATTTGCGGTGGCAGAACAGTTAAAACAATACGGTTTTCAAGATGGGGATAAAATATTAAAACTGGATAATGAAAAACCCGATAATATTTTAAACGTAAGTCGCCAACTGGTAGTAAGGGGTGCAAATACGGTAGAAGTTAAGCATGCCAATGGCAAAAAGGAAGTATTGAGTTTGCCCGATTCTTTAGGCACATATCTATATACACAAGGTGCCCTCTACCCATTAACACCAAGAATTGCTCCGGTATTAGATAGTATTATTCCAGATGGCCCAGCCGACAGAGCAGGTTTACGTGCCGAAGATAGAATTGTATCTGTAAACGGCAAGGCAATTACTTTTTGGGACGAATTGACACACAAAATCAAAAACAGTAATGGCGAACCGCTACGCTTAGTTGTGGAACGCAACAAACTTACAGATACCATTTCTGTAAAACCCAGTGAAGATAACACCATTGGGATCGCACCAAAATCGCCAATTAAAAGAGAGGATATTACTAAAAAATCATATTCCCTAGCGGAAGCTATTCCAGCTGGTGTTAAATTTGGTTACTGGCAGTTGAGAGACTATGTAAGCTCTATGAAATTTCTTTTTACCAAAAAAGGAGCAACAGAAGTAGGCGGATTTGGAACCATTGCAAAGCTATTTCCCGATACTTGGGACTGGCAAGGTTTCTGGATGTCTACGGCCTTTATATCTATTATTCTGGCATTTATGAATATTTTGCCCATTCCTGCTTTGGATGGCGGACACGTAATGTTTCTTTTATATGAAATGATCACCGGAAGGAAGCCAAGTGAAAAATTCTTAGAATATGCACAAATGGTTGGGTTCTTTCTATTAATTGCCTTACTTTTGTACGCCAACGGGAACGATCTTTACAAAGCGATTTTCAAGTAA
- a CDS encoding primase-helicase family protein encodes MKKIPYRRIGTTYWKDIERPLISGDSISIMVRWNKETIIADHGKSYLSKIPKLDGFCCIPEHIGYEQVVGNSYNTYHELPMAPKKGKCPVSMGFVRHIFGEQAELGLDYLKIIYENPSQILPILCLVSKERGTGKSTFIKWLKAIFGQNMTYIKGDSFSSQFNADWVSKVIVAVDEVFFDKKEITERLKYLSTTDKDKLEAKGKDREEVEFFGKFILCSNNEDTFILIDSNEIRFWVRKVPPFDTEDTQYLHKLISEVPAFLQFLRDRSYASEKKTRMWFTPEQIKTRALKKLVWLNNNAVEREMVHLLYEMFEATGADELRVTPREIVSNLGKVRRKNFEPNDIRRILKNKWGLTPSDNSNSYQGYEYTSYGEFVQISRVGRYFAVERKKIYGIFDEMMN; translated from the coding sequence ATGAAAAAGATACCGTACAGACGCATCGGTACCACGTATTGGAAAGATATCGAGAGACCCCTTATATCTGGGGACTCCATTTCCATAATGGTCCGTTGGAACAAGGAAACGATCATTGCAGACCATGGGAAGTCCTATCTTTCCAAAATCCCAAAACTCGACGGGTTCTGCTGTATCCCTGAGCATATAGGGTACGAGCAAGTGGTCGGTAATTCCTATAACACCTACCACGAGCTGCCCATGGCACCCAAGAAGGGAAAATGCCCTGTTTCCATGGGGTTTGTGAGGCACATCTTCGGGGAACAGGCCGAACTCGGGCTGGATTACCTAAAAATCATTTATGAGAACCCCTCACAGATACTGCCCATCCTATGCTTGGTCAGCAAAGAGCGTGGCACCGGGAAAAGCACCTTTATCAAATGGCTCAAGGCCATCTTCGGCCAGAACATGACCTATATCAAAGGGGACAGCTTTTCCTCACAGTTCAATGCCGATTGGGTTTCGAAGGTTATCGTTGCGGTGGACGAGGTGTTCTTCGATAAAAAAGAGATCACCGAACGGCTTAAATATTTGAGCACCACCGATAAGGACAAGTTGGAGGCCAAGGGCAAGGATCGGGAAGAGGTCGAATTTTTCGGGAAATTCATTCTCTGTAGCAATAACGAGGATACTTTTATCCTAATAGATTCCAATGAAATCCGTTTTTGGGTAAGGAAAGTGCCCCCTTTCGATACCGAGGACACCCAATACCTGCACAAGCTCATTTCTGAAGTACCGGCCTTTCTGCAGTTCCTTAGGGACCGTTCCTATGCCTCTGAAAAGAAAACACGGATGTGGTTCACCCCGGAACAGATAAAGACCAGGGCACTAAAGAAACTGGTCTGGCTGAACAACAATGCGGTCGAAAGGGAAATGGTGCACCTGCTCTACGAAATGTTCGAGGCCACTGGTGCGGATGAGCTCAGGGTCACCCCAAGGGAAATCGTTTCGAACCTCGGCAAGGTACGCCGTAAAAACTTCGAACCGAACGACATCCGGAGAATACTGAAAAACAAATGGGGGCTTACCCCTTCAGACAATTCAAATTCCTATCAGGGGTACGAGTATACCAGTTATGGTGAGTTTGTCCAGATCAGCCGTGTCGGAAGATATTTTGCTGTTGAAAGAAAAAAGATCTATGGAATTTTTGATGAAATGATGAATTAA
- a CDS encoding restriction endonuclease subunit S — translation MNNFKEKADNYLHKGGDVFFARSGATVGKTFQFKDYEKVTCFAGYSIKVTPKPNIIISDFLYFFMRSGSHENWKRSIFNQATIQNIGADKYSFLDVSTPPVEEQQSNVNHIETKWTRINAKVARIKQFDKTVGRI, via the coding sequence ATGAACAACTTTAAAGAAAAAGCAGATAACTACTTGCATAAAGGAGGTGATGTTTTCTTTGCAAGAAGCGGTGCAACTGTTGGAAAAACTTTTCAGTTTAAAGATTATGAGAAAGTAACTTGCTTTGCTGGATATTCAATTAAAGTTACCCCAAAACCTAATATTATAATCTCGGATTTTCTCTACTTTTTCATGAGATCAGGTTCTCATGAAAATTGGAAAAGGAGTATTTTTAATCAAGCAACCATACAAAATATTGGAGCCGATAAATATTCATTTTTGGATGTTTCAACACCTCCAGTGGAAGAACAACAATCCAATGTCAACCATATTGAAACTAAATGGACTCGTATAAATGCCAAGGTGGCCAGAATCAAGCAATTTGATAAAACTGTAGGAAGAATATAG
- a CDS encoding SCO family protein, translated as MLQFFSKFKYLFITLFVLSVIIISLIYQALKPKERLKVYEPSMVNAELVDTSIQYIRKYHTIAPFKLINQNGDTVTEANYKDKIYVADFFFTTCLTICPKMTDNMVEIQQHIKNDPEVMLLSHSVTPEIDSVPRLKAYAEEKGVIDAKWNMVTGDKKQIYNLARKSYLAVKTVGDGGPFDMIHTENFVLVDKKKQIRGFYDGTKEEDIEKLLNDIEILKNEYKK; from the coding sequence ATGCTTCAGTTTTTTAGCAAGTTTAAATACCTTTTTATTACGCTTTTTGTTCTTTCGGTAATCATCATCAGTTTAATATACCAAGCGTTAAAACCTAAAGAAAGGCTTAAGGTTTACGAGCCTTCTATGGTAAATGCCGAGTTGGTGGACACCAGTATTCAGTATATTAGAAAATACCATACCATTGCTCCTTTCAAGCTTATCAATCAAAATGGAGATACGGTTACAGAAGCCAATTATAAGGATAAAATTTATGTGGCAGATTTTTTCTTTACCACCTGCTTGACCATTTGCCCAAAGATGACGGATAACATGGTGGAAATACAACAGCATATAAAAAACGATCCAGAGGTAATGCTACTTTCACATTCTGTAACCCCAGAAATAGATTCGGTGCCGAGATTAAAGGCTTATGCGGAAGAAAAGGGCGTGATCGACGCTAAGTGGAACATGGTTACGGGAGACAAGAAACAAATTTACAACTTGGCGCGTAAAAGTTATCTGGCCGTAAAAACTGTGGGAGACGGCGGCCCATTTGATATGATCCATACTGAAAATTTTGTATTGGTAGATAAAAAGAAACAAATACGCGGCTTTTACGACGGTACAAAAGAGGAGGATATTGAAAAGCTTTTAAACGATATTGAAATTTTGAAAAACGAATACAAAAAGTAA
- a CDS encoding helix-turn-helix domain-containing protein, translating to MTELGLYFAKKSINRSDVSRKTGLSKTRLSELANNASTQLKVRELYLIALAIDEDPGDLLKEVCRNLKLPKR from the coding sequence ATGACGGAATTAGGATTATATTTTGCTAAAAAATCAATAAATAGATCGGATGTATCTCGTAAAACTGGATTAAGCAAAACACGATTAAGTGAACTTGCCAATAACGCCAGTACTCAATTAAAGGTGAGAGAATTATACTTAATTGCCCTTGCTATTGATGAAGATCCTGGCGATTTATTAAAGGAAGTTTGTAGAAATTTGAAATTGCCGAAGAGGTAA
- a CDS encoding lipocalin family protein, with protein sequence MAFLFSCQTIPKEATAVQPFDKEAYLGKWYEIARLDFKFEENLNNTTAEYSLKDNGNIKVVNRGYNYKKNEWEESTGKAKFVESSDVGKLKVSFFGPFYAGYNVIEVDQDYKYALVAGKNLEYLWILSREPNIPEGVKQKYLERAEEIGYNTSDLIWVEHDKAK encoded by the coding sequence TTGGCCTTTTTATTTTCCTGCCAAACCATTCCAAAAGAAGCAACTGCAGTACAACCTTTTGATAAAGAGGCCTATCTCGGCAAATGGTATGAAATTGCACGATTGGATTTTAAGTTTGAAGAAAATTTAAATAACACCACGGCGGAGTACTCCTTAAAAGACAATGGAAACATTAAAGTGGTAAACAGGGGGTACAATTACAAAAAGAACGAATGGGAAGAATCTACGGGAAAAGCCAAATTTGTAGAAAGTTCTGATGTAGGAAAATTAAAAGTTTCCTTTTTCGGGCCGTTTTACGCTGGATATAATGTTATTGAAGTAGACCAAGACTACAAATACGCGTTGGTGGCGGGTAAGAATTTAGAATATCTATGGATTCTCTCCAGGGAACCAAACATTCCAGAAGGTGTTAAGCAAAAATATTTAGAAAGAGCTGAAGAAATCGGTTACAATACTTCAGATTTGATTTGGGTAGAACACGATAAAGCAAAATAA
- a CDS encoding DUF6730 family protein — MAKLEEIAALLTEEIEGFNTSVTKLEKLSKKLKEVKVKADASKIEYLLETHLKKQERFEAIQEKNTKELLNSLDRSRLFPKWSVVVGSFFVVLLLVLGFITLSYRHKNRELKDNILQLENHYQGFIKEHPKVEEQYLNWVNPNGNHAK, encoded by the coding sequence ATGGCAAAATTGGAAGAAATAGCAGCGTTGCTGACAGAAGAGATAGAAGGGTTTAATACATCGGTGACCAAATTGGAAAAGCTATCCAAAAAACTTAAGGAAGTTAAGGTCAAAGCGGATGCGTCAAAGATTGAGTACCTTTTGGAAACCCACCTAAAAAAACAGGAGCGGTTTGAAGCAATACAGGAAAAGAATACCAAGGAACTGCTCAACAGTCTTGACAGGTCACGGTTGTTCCCAAAATGGTCGGTAGTGGTTGGGTCATTCTTCGTGGTACTGCTATTGGTACTGGGTTTTATCACTCTTAGTTATCGACATAAGAACAGGGAGCTAAAAGACAATATCCTGCAATTGGAAAACCATTATCAAGGCTTTATAAAGGAACACCCCAAAGTAGAAGAACAATATCTTAATTGGGTGAACCCGAATGGAAACCACGCAAAATAG
- the feoB gene encoding ferrous iron transport protein B, whose translation MSKQINVALIGNPNTGKTSVFNQLTGLNQKVGNYPGITVEKKEGVCKLPRGVKAHIIDLPGTYSLNANSLDENVVIELLLNKNDKDFPDVAVVVTDVENLKRNLLLFTQIKDLKIPTILVVNMADRMERRGITIDVDLLEQKLNTKIAVVSTRKKLGIDKVKELITNYKNISTEPCVDTTVIQPEYFSGLKAAFPNQDIYKLWLVITQDANFVNLDRKLVKDTSAFSTKSKSELKRLQHKETVLRYQFINGVLKEGYTVDANAAKGFRASLDRILTHRVWGYLIFFLILLTIFQAIYDWSSYPMDFIDAAFASLSEWTKETMPAGALTNLIAEGIIPGLGGIVIFIPQIAFLFLFISILEETGYMSRVVFLMDRVMRKFGLSGKSVVPLISGTACAIPAVMATRNIENWKERLITILVTPFTTCSARLPVYLIIISLVIPNSRFLGMNLQGITLMLLYLLGFGMAVFSAWLLNKILKIKSRTFFVVEMPSYKMPLPKNVAITVIEKTKSFVFGAGKIILAISIVLWFLASNGPSEKFDNAEEIITSQAESQDLPQQELETKIASYKLQNSYIGIAGKAIEPAILPLGYDWKIGIAVISSFAAREVFVGTLATIYSVGSDEEETIKNRMASETNPVTGEPLFNLASGISLLLFYAFAMQCMSTLAIVKRETNTWKWPVAQLVFMSAFAYLVALVAYQLIK comes from the coding sequence ATGAGCAAGCAGATTAACGTAGCCCTCATCGGGAATCCCAATACGGGAAAAACTTCAGTATTCAATCAGCTTACAGGATTAAATCAAAAAGTAGGGAACTATCCCGGGATCACGGTAGAGAAAAAAGAGGGGGTATGTAAACTTCCGCGTGGAGTTAAAGCCCATATTATCGACCTTCCTGGAACTTATAGTTTAAATGCGAACTCACTGGACGAAAATGTAGTTATAGAGCTACTGCTTAACAAAAACGATAAAGATTTTCCCGATGTGGCCGTGGTGGTTACCGATGTGGAAAACTTAAAACGGAACCTTCTCCTTTTTACACAGATTAAAGATTTGAAAATCCCGACAATTCTGGTGGTTAACATGGCCGATAGAATGGAGCGTCGTGGAATTACAATAGATGTAGATTTACTGGAGCAAAAATTAAACACTAAAATTGCTGTAGTAAGTACCAGAAAAAAACTTGGGATCGATAAGGTAAAAGAACTTATTACCAATTATAAGAACATCTCTACAGAACCTTGTGTAGACACCACCGTAATTCAGCCCGAGTATTTTAGCGGACTCAAAGCGGCGTTTCCCAACCAAGATATTTATAAACTTTGGCTGGTTATTACCCAAGATGCCAATTTTGTGAATTTAGACCGGAAGTTGGTAAAAGATACTTCTGCTTTTTCTACCAAATCTAAATCCGAATTAAAGCGGTTGCAACATAAAGAAACCGTGTTGCGCTATCAATTTATCAATGGGGTGCTAAAAGAAGGTTATACGGTTGATGCGAATGCTGCAAAAGGTTTTCGAGCTTCCTTAGACCGAATTCTTACCCATAGGGTCTGGGGATACCTTATTTTCTTTTTAATTCTACTCACTATTTTTCAGGCGATCTACGATTGGAGCAGCTATCCTATGGATTTTATAGATGCCGCCTTTGCCTCCTTGAGCGAATGGACAAAAGAGACCATGCCTGCCGGAGCTTTAACCAATTTAATTGCCGAAGGGATTATTCCTGGCCTCGGTGGAATTGTTATTTTTATTCCACAGATTGCGTTTCTATTTCTTTTTATATCCATTCTGGAAGAAACTGGTTACATGAGTAGGGTGGTTTTTTTAATGGATAGGGTCATGCGAAAATTTGGTCTTAGCGGTAAAAGTGTGGTGCCACTTATCTCTGGGACTGCCTGTGCCATTCCTGCAGTAATGGCAACCCGAAATATAGAGAACTGGAAAGAGCGTTTAATAACCATATTGGTAACTCCTTTTACCACATGCTCGGCACGACTTCCAGTTTATCTCATTATTATATCCCTAGTAATACCCAATTCAAGGTTTTTAGGGATGAATTTGCAGGGCATAACTTTAATGCTCTTGTATTTACTCGGTTTTGGAATGGCTGTATTTTCGGCTTGGTTGCTTAATAAAATTTTAAAAATTAAAAGCAGGACTTTCTTTGTAGTAGAGATGCCCAGCTATAAAATGCCATTACCTAAAAATGTAGCAATAACGGTTATAGAAAAAACAAAAAGCTTTGTATTTGGTGCTGGGAAAATTATCTTGGCTATTTCCATTGTCTTATGGTTTTTGGCGTCTAACGGGCCATCGGAAAAATTTGATAATGCGGAAGAAATTATAACCTCTCAGGCTGAGTCGCAGGATCTACCCCAACAGGAATTGGAAACCAAAATAGCCTCTTATAAACTACAGAACTCGTACATAGGAATTGCCGGAAAGGCCATAGAGCCTGCTATTCTACCATTGGGCTACGATTGGAAAATTGGTATCGCTGTTATAAGTTCGTTTGCTGCCCGTGAGGTATTTGTTGGAACTCTGGCAACTATTTACAGTGTAGGTAGTGATGAAGAAGAAACCATAAAAAATAGAATGGCATCAGAAACCAATCCGGTTACGGGAGAGCCTTTGTTTAATTTAGCATCTGGAATTTCCCTTTTGTTATTCTATGCCTTTGCCATGCAATGTATGAGTACGTTGGCAATTGTAAAGCGGGAAACCAATACATGGAAATGGCCTGTGGCTCAATTGGTTTTTATGAGTGCTTTTGCTTATCTTGTTGCTTTAGTGGCTTATCAGCTCATTAAATAA